In the Malassezia vespertilionis chromosome 1, complete sequence genome, one interval contains:
- a CDS encoding uncharacterized protein (COG:J; BUSCO:EOG092625U6; EggNog:ENOG503NUP5): MHPVSAFALGRGATRATAQCSHARVLNQFRGFTTAPIVLAKAAAPKKKVAVRKGMTAQRSTGGRRKGGVDTASSLTKSTSHYQRAPDMADLAALDATAIASEAVGTPVAWSAKVLGAMEAFQIPRALERKQKLQPRPRSLVRDQSVTLIELLKQGKTQDAARHLLVGEPGCGKSTYLLQALAHALEDGWAVVYIPRTIDMVNSSSPYVYSSVLQTYLQPEITNALLTAIGKVNNEVLKKLKSIAPLTVEGHELFPKHTSLTTLVSKVLAEHTNPLARQLALELVFNTLAQQTEVPVLVAIDDVQALFAPSQYRDADFTQLQSYELAVPRSLLSLFLTSKKGIQRGALLATVGMAHSEYPAPAPLLAAVRAASSRRDAAVPWARILQTFSSPTSPTRVEEPHAYTPMDAQHLQNATDAHFAPLDVGARLTRAEASSLLDLMRREQVLWSPPNDELFVSKLMESNGNICVFERSWRATLV, from the exons ATGCACCCTGTGAGCGCATTCGCGTTGGGCCGTGGCGCCACCCGCGCTACCGCTCAGTGCTCACATGCGCGTGTATTGAATCAATTCAGGGGTTTTACTACGGCGCCGATTGTGCTGGCCAAAGCGGCTG CGCCGAAGAAAAAAGTCGCTGTGCGCAAAGGAATgactgcgcagcgcagcacgggCGGGCGCCGGAAAGGTGGTGTTGACACTGCATCCTCGCTTACCAAGTCGACATCGCACTACCAGCGTGCACCGGATATGGCCGAtctcgcagcgctggatgctACAGCCATCGCGTCGGAGGCGGTAGGAACGCCTGTCGCATGGTCGGCCAAGGTATTAGGCGCGATGGAAGCGTTTCAGATtccacgcgcgctggaacgGAAGCAGAAACTGCAGCCGCGACCGCGCAGCTTAGTGCGTGACCAGAGCGTCACGCTGATCGAGCTGTTGAAGCAAGGCAAAACGCaggacgcagcgcggcatttGCTTGTTGGAGAGCCTGGGTGCGGTAAGTCCACATATCTTTTGCAAGCACTTGCACATGCACTAGAAGACGGTTGGGCTGTGGTGTATATTCCTCGCACTATCGACATGGTGAACTCTTCTTCTCCGTACGTCTACAGCAGCGTACTGCAGACCTACTTGCAGCCTGAAATTACCAACGCACTTTTGACCGCCATCGGGAAAGTGAACAATGAAGTGCTGAAAAAACTGAAgagcatcgcgccgctcacTGTGGAAGGCCACGAACTTTTTCCAAAACACACCTCGCTTACAACGCTGGTGAGCAAGGTGCTTGCAGAGCATACCAACCCTCTCGCGCGCCAGCTTGCGCTAGAGCTCGTGTTCAATacacttgcgcagcagacaGAGGTACCAGTTTTGGTCGCTATTGATGATGTGCAGGCGCTCTTTGCCCCGTCGCAATATCGCGACGCAGACTTTACGCAGCTGCAGTCGTACGAGCTGGCCGTCCCGCGCAGTCTTCTCTCGCTATTTCTCACATCGAAAAAGGGGATCCAGCGTGGCGCCTTGCTTGCCACTGTGGGCATGGCACACTCCGAGTACCccgcgcctgcaccgctgctcgcagccgtgcgcgctgcgtcgtccaggcgcgacgcagccgtgccttgggcgcgcattttgcaAACTTTTTCATCTCCTACATCACCGACACGCGTCGAAGAGCCGCATGCGTACACACCTATGGATGCACAGCACCTGCAGAACGCGACAGATGCGCATTTCGCCCCGCTAGACGTTGGTGCACGACtcacgcgcgccgaggctTCTTCACTGCTCGACTTAATGCGCCGAGAACAGGTCCTCTGGTCGC CACCGAACGACGAACTCTTTGTGTCCAAGCTGATGGAGAGCAATGGCAACATTTGCGTATTCgagcgcagctggcgcgcCACGTTGGTGTAG
- a CDS encoding mitogen-activated protein kinase (EggNog:ENOG503NUS8; COG:T), producing MAPPAAPVCDASTTKLRHAKHDRAGSVQHTKASMKDERRAAALRKAQQDLGSKYRIGRVLGEGGYGIVFSARERGTEKRVAIKRIAPFEHPLLTVRTLRELRILRHFGVQKDCDIVIALRDVVISGELDTFQDIYLVQERMDCDLHHVIRAGEVTSDHAQYLIYQLLVGLKFIHSAGVIHRDIKPSNLLVNTQCDLRICDFGLARSIDGGLQAAQEGFLTEYVATRWYRAPEIMLSSKLYTQAVDIWSVGCTLYEMLMGRTLFPGKDYHHQLGLILDVLGTPGMETLRPICSSRALDYVHQLPRRDSKPWESLLPNVSKEARDFIARTVTIDPTKRMTAAECLAHPYLKVYHDEFKMEEVECPRLDRQMFYFDFEPKDTACGRQKHREELWRDAQQFSRPGI from the coding sequence ATGGCCCCACCTGCTGCCCCTGTGTGTGATGCAAGCACAACCAagctgcggcacgcaaaGCACGACCGTGCTGGAAGTGTGCAGCACACCAAGGCTAGCATGAAGGACGAgcgtcgtgctgcagcactgcgcaaggcgcagcaggaTCTGGGATCCAAGTACCGCATTGGTCGTGTCCTTGGTGAAGGTGGCTACGGGATCGTTTTTTCTGCGCGTGAACGGGGCACAGaaaagcgcgtcgcgatcaagcgcattgcgccATTCGAGCACCCGCTGCTCACTgtgcgtacgctgcgcgaactgcgcatcctgcgccaTTTTGGCGTACAAAAGGACTGCGATATTGTGATTGCACTGCGCGATGTGGTCATCTCTGGCGAGCTCGACACGTTCCAAGACATTTACCTGGTGCAAGAGCGCATGGATTGCGACCTACACCATGTCATTCGAGCTGGAGAAGTGACCAGCGACCATGCACAGTACCTTATTTACCAGCTGCTTGTTGGACTCAAGTTTATCCACTCTGCCGGCGTGATTCATCGCGACATCAAACCAAGCAATCTGCTGGTGAACACGCAATGCGATTTGCGCATTTGCGACTTTGGACTGGCGCGCAGTATAGACGGCGGACTGCAAGCGGCACAGGAAGGATTTCTGACCGAGTATGTTGCCACACGTTGGTACCGTGCGCCGGAAATTATGCTGTCCAGCAAATTGTATACCCAGGCTGTGGATATCTGGAGCGTCGGATGCACTCTGTACGAAATGTTAATGGGACGCACGTTATTTCCCGGCAAGGACTACCACCATCAGCTTGGTCTGATATTGGACGTGCTTGGTACGCCAGGGATGGAGACACTGAGACCCATTTGCTCTTCGCGTGCATTGGACTATGTACACCAACTACCGAGACGCGATTCCAAGCCGTGGGAATCGTTGCTCCCCAACGTATCCAAAGAAGCGAGAGACTTTATTGCTAGGACGGTGACGATTGACCCTACAAAGCGAATGACGGCGGCAGAATGTCTCGCGCATCCGTACTTGAAGGTATACCATGACGAGTTCAAGATGGAAGAAGTGGAGTGCCCACGCCTTGACCGACAAATGTTTTACTTTGATTTCGAGCCCAAGGACACGGCATGCGGGCGCCAAAAGCACCGCGAGGAGCTCtggcgcgatgcacagcaatTTTCTAGGCCGGGTATTTGA
- the HUT1 gene encoding UDP-galactose transporter (TransMembrane:7 (o35-57i109-130o158-180i192-212o232-258i334-355o361-380i); COG:P; EggNog:ENOG503NV81; BUSCO:EOG09264F1U) yields MFLMWGLLQEKLTSTVYSTGDDPLDPFAEEERFEYGVLLNAIQASFSCIAASAYLLILRRNATGGLFTRLGLDVLTPNGCAQALTARGKRAQGTLRGISRYISPLLQRYLLVSAMQSIGSWLSILTLRYLSFPAITLAKSSKLVPVLMMNVLLYRRKFAMYKYVVVFLVTLGVYLFMALGKKHKTHAPKSNSTFGVVLLAIHLMLDGTTNSTQDDVFATYGTEYVSGTQMMLVMNAISASYMFLILLLPEGILAFLVAHTRHVLAGMLKPHWIANVLVGGVQTVPRISWTPQLVDGVQFLCRHHDAARDALLYGLAGAAGQLAIFETLARFGSLTLVSITVTRKLFTMLLSILVYKHQLRSVQWLGVAVVFTGLFIELLAKRRQSSTTARAKTA; encoded by the exons ATGTTCCTCATGTGGGGACTTTTGCAGGAGAAAC TCACGAGCACGGTGTATTCCACAGGCGATGACCCGCTCGATCCTTTTGCAGAAGAAGAGCGCTTTGAGTATGGCGTGCTTTTAAATGCGATACAGGCTTCTTTTTCATGTATTGCCGCATCTGCATACTTACTTATTCTCCGCCGCAACGCTACCGGAGGATTATTTACGCGGCTTGGCCTCGATGTACTGACGCCGAACGGCTGTGCACAGGCATTAACTGCGCGCGGTAAGCGCGCCCAAGGGACCCTGCGCGGCATTTCCCGCTATATATCGCCGCTCCTGCAGCGATATTTGCTCGTGTCTGCTATGCAGTCAATAGGCTCTTGGCTGAGCATTCTGACGCTGCGCTACCTGTCTTTCCCTGCGATCACTCTTGCCAAGTCGAGTAAACTGGTGCCTGTGCTTATGATGAACGTATTGCTGTATCGCCGCAAGTTTGCCATGTACAAGTATGTGGTCGTCTTTCTTGTCACCCTTGGCGTCTACTTGTTCATGGCGCTCGGAAAGAAGCACAAAACGCACGCGCCCAAAAGCAATAGCACCTTTGGCGTGGTGCTCCTTGCGATTCATCTTATGCTGGACGGAACGACAAATAGCACACAGGATGACGTGTTTGCGACGTATGGAACCGAGTATGTGTCTGGCACACAAATGATGCTTGTGATGAACGCCATTTCGGCTTCGTACATGTTCCTCATCTTGCTGCTTCCGGAAGGGATTCTTGCTTTCCTGGTCGCACATACACGCCACGTTCTAGCCGGTATGCTGAAACCTCACTGGATAGCAAATGTGTTGGTCGGCGGTGTTCAAActgtgccgcgcatctCCTGGACGCCCCAGCTTGTGGACGGTGTCCAATTTTTGTGCCGCCAccacgacgctgcacgcgacgcactGCTGTACGGTCTTGCAGGAGCAGCGGGACAGCTTGCTATTTTTGAAACGCTTGCACGCTTCGGCAGCCTAACGCTTGTGTCGATCACGGTGACAAGGAAATTGTTTACCATGCTCCTGTCTATTCTCGTGTACAAACACCAACTTCGCAGTGTGCAATGGCTCGGTGTCGCTGTTGTATTCACTGGGCTATTTATTGAGTTGCTCGCAAAACGGCGCCAATCGTCCACcactgcgcgtgcgaaaaCTGCGTAA